In Ectothiorhodosinus mongolicus, one DNA window encodes the following:
- a CDS encoding ABC transporter permease, whose translation MRIRRPDAWGVSTLLIAAILALPVLVIFAHVFIPASEVWMHLRATVLADYVLNSLILLIGVGIGVLLIGVPTAWLVSMCDFPGRRVFEWALLLPLAMPAYIIAYTYTGMLDFAGPVQTALRDFTGWGWGDYWFPEVRSIPGAITMLTLVLYPYVYLLSRAAFLEQSVCVLEVSRTLGSGPWLGFRRVALPLARPAIITGLTLALMETLADYGTVEYFGIPTFTTGIFRTWFGLGDPGAAAQLAALMMTFVLVLIVLERYSRRRARFHHTSARYSKLPRYELRGGMAAAAMAACGLPIVLGFLIPSGQLLQWAMATTDMWLRPEFLRLVWNSISLAAIAAVLAVLLSLIMAYGKRLSPSGPTNAAVRIASMGYAIPGTVIAVGIMLPFAFIDNSIDSFMRERFDLSTGLILSGTLVALVFAYCVRFMAVSLNTVDAGLAKIKPSMDDAARSLGMSPGRVLRQVHMPIMRGSLLTALLLVFVDVLKELPATLILRPFNFNTLAVRAFELASDERLADSASAALAIVLVGIIPVILISRSISRSRPGHDQTP comes from the coding sequence TTGCGTATCCGCCGCCCTGATGCCTGGGGCGTCAGCACGCTGCTCATCGCTGCCATTTTAGCCTTGCCGGTGTTGGTGATTTTCGCGCATGTGTTTATCCCCGCCTCGGAGGTGTGGATGCATTTGCGGGCCACGGTGCTCGCCGATTACGTTTTGAACTCACTGATCCTGCTCATTGGCGTAGGCATCGGCGTGTTACTGATCGGCGTGCCCACGGCTTGGCTGGTGAGCATGTGTGATTTTCCGGGGCGGCGGGTCTTTGAATGGGCGCTGCTGCTGCCGCTGGCGATGCCAGCCTACATCATTGCTTACACCTACACGGGCATGCTGGATTTTGCCGGGCCGGTGCAAACCGCTTTAAGAGACTTCACCGGCTGGGGCTGGGGGGACTATTGGTTCCCGGAAGTCCGCTCCATCCCCGGGGCCATCACCATGCTCACCTTGGTGCTTTATCCCTATGTATACCTGCTCTCGCGGGCGGCATTTTTAGAACAAAGCGTTTGCGTTTTGGAGGTCTCGCGCACCCTGGGCTCGGGACCTTGGTTGGGTTTTCGGCGCGTCGCCCTGCCCTTGGCGCGCCCCGCCATTATCACCGGTTTGACCCTAGCACTGATGGAGACCTTGGCGGATTACGGCACGGTGGAATACTTCGGCATCCCGACCTTCACCACCGGCATTTTTCGCACCTGGTTTGGCCTGGGCGACCCGGGAGCGGCCGCGCAATTAGCGGCGTTGATGATGACTTTTGTCTTGGTGTTGATTGTGCTGGAGCGCTACTCGCGGCGCCGGGCGCGTTTTCACCACACCAGTGCGCGCTATTCGAAACTGCCGCGTTATGAGCTGCGGGGCGGCATGGCTGCCGCGGCGATGGCGGCCTGCGGCTTGCCGATTGTGCTGGGTTTTCTCATCCCCTCGGGGCAGCTGTTGCAATGGGCGATGGCGACCACGGATATGTGGCTGCGCCCGGAGTTTTTGCGCTTGGTGTGGAACAGCATTTCCCTAGCAGCGATTGCCGCGGTGCTCGCGGTGCTGCTGTCATTAATCATGGCCTACGGCAAGCGCTTATCGCCCTCGGGTCCCACCAATGCAGCGGTGCGCATCGCCAGCATGGGTTATGCCATCCCCGGCACGGTGATCGCTGTGGGCATCATGCTGCCGTTTGCCTTTATCGATAACAGCATCGATAGCTTCATGCGCGAGCGCTTTGATCTTTCCACGGGCCTGATTCTCTCGGGGACCTTGGTGGCTTTGGTGTTTGCTTATTGCGTGCGCTTCATGGCGGTATCACTCAATACCGTCGATGCGGGCCTGGCGAAAATCAAACCCTCCATGGATGATGCCGCGCGCTCTTTGGGCATGTCCCCGGGCCGGGTGTTAAGACAGGTGCACATGCCGATAATGCGCGGCAGTTTGCTCACAGCGCTGTTGTTGGTTTTCGTGGATGTCTTGAAAGAACTGCCGGCGACCCTGATACTGCGTCCGTTTAACTTCAACACCTTGGCGGTGCGCGCATTCGAGCTGGCCTCGGATGAGCGACTGGCGGATTCTGCCAGCGCCGCCCTGGCCATCGTGCTGGTTGGCATCATCCCGGTGATTCTGATCAGCCGCAGTATCAGTCGATCGCGACCCGGACATGATCAAACACCTTGA
- a CDS encoding ABC transporter ATP-binding protein, translating to MIKHLELDKVSVGYDSTVVVHDISFALNAGVIGCLLGPSGCGKTTLLRAIAGFEPICGGRILLEGHEVSRPGRHQPPEKRQVGMVFQDFALFPHLSVAENIAFGIRHQSAPRRRARVQELLKMIDMAGRGDVYPHTLSGGQQQRIAVARAMAPRPRVLLLDEPFSNMDVELREGLAREVRSILKNEDITAMLVTHDQNEAFAFADRIAVLNDGRMLQWDTAYNLYHKPAARFVADFIGQGRILPGTVLNDHEVETELGIIIGRVPGHCERGTPVDVLVRPDDILPDDNSTVYGEVLDKAFRGASFLYTLRLASGTQVICLSPSHYNFALGERIPLKLAFTHLVIFEKRHSGEKTLKMGF from the coding sequence ATGATCAAACACCTTGAGCTGGACAAAGTGAGTGTGGGCTACGACAGCACGGTCGTGGTCCATGACATCTCATTTGCCCTCAATGCCGGGGTTATTGGCTGTCTGTTGGGCCCCAGTGGCTGTGGCAAGACCACGTTATTAAGGGCCATCGCTGGCTTCGAGCCCATTTGCGGTGGCCGCATCCTGCTCGAGGGCCACGAAGTCAGTCGCCCCGGGCGCCATCAGCCGCCAGAGAAACGTCAGGTGGGCATGGTGTTTCAGGACTTCGCGCTATTCCCGCATTTAAGCGTTGCCGAGAACATCGCCTTTGGCATCCGCCATCAGTCCGCCCCTCGGCGGCGGGCACGAGTGCAGGAATTATTAAAAATGATTGATATGGCGGGGCGCGGTGATGTTTACCCGCATACCCTGTCCGGCGGCCAACAACAGCGCATTGCCGTAGCCCGGGCCATGGCGCCTCGGCCGCGCGTGCTGCTGCTCGATGAGCCTTTCTCCAATATGGATGTTGAGCTGCGCGAGGGTCTGGCGCGGGAAGTGCGCAGCATTTTGAAAAATGAAGACATCACCGCCATGCTGGTGACGCACGACCAAAACGAAGCGTTTGCTTTCGCTGACCGCATCGCCGTTTTGAACGACGGGCGCATGCTGCAATGGGATACGGCTTATAACCTGTATCACAAGCCGGCGGCGCGGTTTGTGGCTGACTTCATCGGTCAGGGGCGCATCCTGCCGGGCACAGTGCTTAATGATCATGAGGTGGAGACTGAGCTGGGCATCATTATTGGCCGCGTTCCGGGGCATTGCGAGCGCGGCACGCCGGTGGATGTTTTGGTGCGCCCGGACGACATCCTTCCCGATGACAACAGCACGGTATATGGCGAAGTGCTGGACAAAGCCTTTCGCGGCGCCAGCTTTTTGTACACCTTGAGACTGGCCTCGGGAACCCAGGTGATTTGCCTGTCACCCTCGCATTACAACTTCGCTTTGGGCGAGCGCATCCCACTAAAATTGGCCTTTACCCATCTGGTGATTTTCGAAAAACGCCATAGCGGTGAAAAAACTTTAAAAATGGGCTTTTAA
- a CDS encoding autotransporter assembly complex protein TamA, with amino-acid sequence MSKYPALAMALVLCSAPAWGQEPRINISGVEPVLADNVRLGLRIASEACDFPSWRERGLLRTIPDEVDRGMRALGYYQSSVNYQFQREDDCWSLELEISPGVETRVRHIELQLRGDALEDPAFEGYSAAAPLAEGDVLRHDRYEALKRGLANLAAQRGYFEAVFEVSELQVHRADATADVVLHFNSGPRYRLGPIDLQQDVLHDSLARKFVTCEQGRPFNAGCLIELQQAFINSGYFADVHLETRVEDAEDLEVPIDLIMSARNKWSYLAGVGASSDVGPRLRLGIENHRANRRGHRYQLDSELSPVRSNLSFNFEIPKGDPARERINLTAGVQREDTSTADTTRTTLGAALMEQRSSGWVHTQYLRYQREKFTIAGRDDNATLLMPGYELMRVKVDDPIFPRQGWRLRGEARGAYDGLVSTVSFVQALGSARLILPFGEQRLLLRAEGGTSWMSDFDNLPPTLRFFAGGDNSVRGYGYQRLGPTDAQGRVLGGKHLLTGTAEVDTPLFGAWRAAAFIDAGNAFDDPQDYDLKYGYGLGVRWRSPIGPIRVDIARPSDGRDNFRLHLSMGLDL; translated from the coding sequence ATGAGTAAATACCCTGCCTTGGCCATGGCCTTGGTGCTGTGTTCTGCGCCCGCCTGGGGCCAAGAGCCACGCATCAACATTAGCGGCGTTGAGCCCGTCTTGGCCGATAATGTGCGGTTGGGCTTGCGCATCGCCAGCGAGGCTTGTGACTTTCCCAGCTGGCGCGAGCGCGGCCTATTGCGCACCATCCCCGATGAAGTGGATCGCGGCATGCGCGCCTTGGGTTATTACCAAAGCAGCGTGAATTATCAGTTTCAACGTGAGGATGACTGCTGGAGCCTGGAGTTAGAGATCAGCCCCGGTGTCGAGACGAGGGTGCGTCATATCGAGTTGCAGCTGCGCGGTGATGCATTGGAAGATCCCGCATTTGAAGGGTATTCGGCGGCGGCGCCTTTGGCCGAGGGGGACGTGCTGCGCCATGATCGCTATGAGGCTCTCAAACGCGGCTTGGCGAACTTGGCGGCGCAGCGGGGTTATTTTGAAGCGGTCTTTGAGGTCAGCGAGTTGCAGGTGCATCGCGCCGATGCCACGGCCGATGTGGTGCTGCATTTCAACAGTGGACCGCGCTATCGCTTGGGGCCCATCGATCTGCAGCAAGATGTGCTGCATGACTCTCTGGCCCGCAAGTTTGTTACCTGTGAGCAGGGCAGGCCGTTTAATGCAGGTTGTCTGATTGAGCTGCAACAGGCATTTATCAATAGCGGCTATTTCGCCGATGTGCACCTCGAGACCCGAGTGGAAGATGCTGAGGATCTGGAGGTGCCGATCGATCTCATTATGAGCGCCCGCAATAAGTGGTCTTACTTGGCGGGTGTTGGCGCCTCTAGCGATGTGGGGCCACGTCTTCGCTTAGGGATTGAGAACCATCGCGCCAACCGCCGCGGGCATCGCTATCAGCTGGATAGCGAGCTCTCGCCTGTGCGCTCAAACTTAAGCTTTAATTTTGAGATCCCCAAGGGCGACCCCGCCCGTGAGCGCATTAATCTGACCGCTGGTGTGCAGCGAGAAGACACCAGCACGGCCGATACGACGCGCACCACCTTGGGCGCCGCGCTCATGGAACAGCGCAGCTCGGGCTGGGTGCATACCCAATATCTACGCTATCAACGGGAAAAATTCACCATTGCTGGGCGCGACGATAATGCCACTTTGCTGATGCCGGGTTATGAGCTGATGCGGGTCAAAGTCGATGATCCCATTTTTCCGCGTCAAGGCTGGCGTCTGCGCGGTGAGGCCCGCGGCGCCTATGATGGCTTGGTGTCCACCGTGAGTTTTGTACAGGCGCTGGGCTCGGCTCGGCTGATCTTACCGTTTGGCGAGCAGCGCCTGTTGCTCAGGGCCGAGGGCGGCACCAGCTGGATGAGTGACTTTGATAACCTGCCGCCGACTCTGCGATTTTTCGCGGGCGGTGACAATAGTGTGCGTGGCTATGGTTATCAGCGCTTGGGGCCGACCGATGCACAAGGCCGGGTCTTGGGCGGCAAGCATTTGCTCACCGGCACGGCCGAGGTGGATACGCCTTTGTTCGGCGCATGGCGAGCAGCGGCGTTCATCGATGCCGGCAATGCTTTTGATGACCCGCAAGACTATGACCTGAAATACGGCTATGGCCTTGGCGTGCGGTGGCGTTCGCCGATCGGCCCGATTCGCGTCGATATCGCCCGCCCCTCGGATGGCCGGGACAATTTCCGCCTGCATTTGTCGATGGGGCTGGATTTGTGA